AACAACTCACAAGCCAGTTTCTCGCGGTCAAGTCGGATCAGAAGCAACACATAAACACGAATCGATCTTAAACTAACATGTCGGGAAGATGTGGAATTATCTAAAGATTTCTCCAACGTGGTTACAAGTTGTCTTACTCTTTCTTCTATCTTGTTTCGAATGTCTCTTAAAGCAGTGGATTCTGGGAAATCCAGCAAGTAAGCACGACCTTTTTCGACCAGTTGTACGGCTCCTGCAAAGTCACGTTGAGCGACGCACATGTCGAGATCTTCTGGAAGTTCTATTAACCAGTCCACATTCAATAAGTTTGGGTAACGATTTGATGATTCAAGGATGGATTTCTCAGAGCTTTTATTTACATTCTGATCGTCTTCCTCTTCTAGCTTTTCGcgctcttctttttcttcttcctccTGTTTCAGTTTCAACTCTGCCAACTTTTGCGCATCAAGTTGTACTCCCTTCTTGTAGTTTTTCTTTCCTCGTTCAATTTGATCAAGCCATGCTAGTTTCATGTCTTTGCTGGGTGCACAAAACATTCGCGTCTCGAGAGAATAAAGCAGTTTAAAGGCGTTTCTTACTCCCTGTCCATCTCTCACATTCACGACAGCTAAATCACTTAGATCGAACATGGTCAAGATTGTTGCTTTTCCACTGGGTGGAAGATTAGTGATCAGCAAGTTATCTGTCAGTAGATAGGCTCCAATCCTTTGTATGGGAGTATAAGTTTCAGGATCGAACTCCGTCACCTCGCCATCCAGCAATAGCTCTTTAACAGATAGTTCACTTAATAGTTGCTTACTACCTTTTATGTTATCCaggaaatttttctttttcgtttcATACGCTTCCACTTCCGGATCCTTCTGTACTGGCAACCCTTTTGGTCGTTCAAATATATCTGTCTCAATTTGATCGGCCAAAGTCGATTTCTGTTCTGTCAACATATGACTTAGTTGGTACATTTCCGCTTCTAGGTAAGATATTTCTTTCGCTGTATCGATAAATTGTCGATAATTTcgatacacattttttttcaacgaCACGGCAGTTTCTTCGCCGAGTTTTTGAATGTTGTTACGCTGGTCGTATAATGTTCGATAAATATCACATTTTGCCAAAACAGTTTTTACATACTCTTCTGGATTAAAATCCGGAGCAGAAAATTTTTTGGCCAATACTGGTGAGCTTACTTCATCGAAAGCCATGTTAGAAATAAATTATGCAGATGATTGTCGATAATCTTTTGTATCCAAAACCTGCTTGCCGCACATAGCACATATAccttaaaagaaatttaacaaCTTAAATGCttctgtttacaaatttttatataaagaagtGTGAGAAAAGATGTAAAGATCAACACCTACCCTTTTTATAAGCAcaacctgaaaaataaaaatacaaattactTATATGAAAATACTTCGTAGGTTTAAACTTGGAAGTAATGACACCTGTCAATCAAAATTATTGCAACAAAAGAATGATCACAATACCTTGACAATACTTTGAATGTACTTGATGAACGGTTGATTTGCAAACCCTGCACTTGGAAAATTGTTGGTATGgtgtaaatctaaaaaaaaagacaaaataaaaataaatgaaagcacCTAGTACTCCAATTATTTTTGACTGAAAGCTTAGAAGAAGAAATAATACAGGACAATATTCTtcataattattaaataaacaaCTTTATTTCTACAATTACTTTGCAGGCTTTGGACACTTGCGATCCTTGATATAAATACTGAAACTCTCACACACCTGTTTTTTTTAGACGTTAGTAATTTATTTTCTCCTGGTTTTCTCCCTCCACCctctgaaacaaaacaaaacaaaacaagtttGTAACAATCATACAATAACACACAGCAAATTGTTGTTAAACATACATCACAcacaagaaaaagtaaaaaccaAATACACACACCAGTAGTGTTTCTAGCACCACTCTTCCAAGTATCAGGTGTAATTACTTTTCCTAACTTCTTTTGACCTAAACATAAGAACGAAATTTCTCACATACATCTCAAACCTACTAACAAATAAAACACTGGATATTGTCAATAAGGGACCTCACATGGTTAAATACAATTcttaattacaattttttttaccatttgGTTTGTATACcaagggggggggggagatGATTTACATTTGGCTAATGAGAtttcacagtttttaaaattagaaacaAACCTAGTTTATAGGGGAAAGAATGGTTAAAATGAGGAAATGGTAATGATAATAAGTTGACATGTCATACAAAAAATCTTATAAAATGATCAGTCAAGAAAAGTGTATTTGTTCTATAAATTATATTCTGTCAATATGCAGACAatttaataagaataaatagcaatgtttcaaagttatttttaatttggatATGACTTCTAAACTAAATGCTAATTACACTCAtattttgtcattttaaaaaaagtacaagTTATGTGGCTACTTTGCCTTTATTTATCCACAGAACGTTAAATCATGTTCATATTTCATATGCAGTAAATATCTGTATGGGTTGGTTATAATTACTACAAATAAATATGCCAAGCAGCCCAAGTTAAATTAACCATGGTGTGTAGCAATGAGTATCTTGCATTCATTTGGGGAAAGAATTTAAATCACCTTCTACTGGAAACAGTAAAAACCAAATACAAAGCGCAAACATAATGCATAAGTTTTTATTGCTATCcatattttttcgttttaagaaatatttttctgtgAAAAGATTAcattactttcattttttttgcaacttATTAATTATTACCTGGGATAACTAGATTATGTATATAAATGTTTCTTTAGATTTATTAAAGTGTATTACGAATGATAAAAGCATTATTGAAGAGGTTATCATTGGTGCGTTGTTGATCACAAAAAAAACCCATCTCCGAGACAACCTGCACCCTAAATTGACAGATCAATGTGTTCAATTAACCTCTATTAAAGAATGCTTAGAAAATGAGGCCTGGAAAGAGCTATTGAGATTTCTAAGAGAAAACAAAGTTAGCTTTGTGAGAATTGCAGAAATCCTTTGGAGGAATCCCAATCCGTTGGATGTGACGGTTCCCTTAATTGGTACCATTGGTCCTGTattggaaaaacaaaattataggcAAGACGCATATGGTTCTGCCGATAATGCTTTAAACAATAGGAAAAGCAATTTTATTCGTAGgaactaattttttgttttcgtttttgttgtTAACGCACACACATACATCTGCAAAAATGCTATAAGATTTCCCTAACGCTTTCTTAaaaagaatagtgttttttcgtTGCAGCCTCaatgttctttattttttgactaATATGAGCATCATATCTTCTTGATAATATTCTTAACATGAGCGTAGcctgaaaaaatattatcagCCTTGTAGCATACATAGTTCAAGTTGTGGAGATGTAAATAAAAGCTCCTAGTACGGAGAACCCTAAAAAGGAAATATCTTTTCATCGTCAACTCTCCAACTAACCCGCTGGCCAAGCGACttctagaaaaaagaaatacgTGAATGCCATACTTCtagcaaaaaaaagtaaaagtacgGTCACATACCTGTAGCTAGCCACGACAGTAAATATTTAACtgcaaacaaacttttttactGAAGTTGATTTATGTGGTCATTTCTTTATAGAACATTTCTGGTTAAGCTACTAATACAGGCAGTTGTACTAAGCGtgccaaatttaaaatttgcatattttcataaattttgatgctgaattCAATAaagtagctatctagctagctaaatgttggtcttttttttttagaacaatCACAAAAGAATTGGGAAAGGATGTAGGAATACAGTGTTTTACATGCTGTTTATTTGGTCATAACATATAAATAAAGTCATGCAATTTTGGAATGTCACCATTATAAAGTTGGTTTGTATTTCCTAAACAAGAAACTAGCTAAAATATAAAGACTTACATTTATCGCAGACCATTCTTTCAAAGAATTAAGTCTCTACGACGGAGCATTTGTTTTTCTCTCTCTCTTCTTTCAATATGGTACCGTGCTCAGCCTCGTTCCCAGAACAATCAATCATTGGTACGAAAAAACATGCTAGCCCACCACCCCCGTAGTTAGATagttagatgtgcatattttacatggctagccacacaaatatcgagggatataccctgtccattatttccaggaggggccatggcttagatggagagtcctagattATTTAATgcccattttgagctacgcagacccaattagagcccgcgctctactagacaactcccggcaacatccaaaggcccacacagtgtgccatcttcccaatttccctcacatggcttgggttaacccggggctatggtaacattgactcgtccatgttgaatcgccgtcaagaggaatcgaaccccggtctcccgtacagagtacgagagctataaccactaatctacggcgccagaaggtttttttgtctttttgatatgagagcaTTTTCTAAGCATTTTGCTTCTTAAAgtcagtaaaaaacaaaaaaagcagcGAATAAACATTGCCGGCAAATAATTGAGTTGGTAAAAATAGTTTACCGCAGAAAAAAACACTcgttaataatattaataataaatttGATCGGTCATAAAAAAGTTGTCACTGAGACAAAATCACAGGGAAAGTGGCATTATTCTTCGCAGGTAAAGTAACTTAGGATAAATTCCAGCAAGAAAAAATGTTGCCGTCGGAAACCAAATAacccttttttataagaaccagtAAAATTTCAATGAGCGCCAATGTTCTTATTTCTTTTCATAGTGttatgccccactttgtaataattgccccactttgtaatatctgccccactttgtaattatcttgccccactttgtaatacctgccccactttgtaataactttTGCCCCACTTGTAATTTCGGAGCTGCTCCACTTTGTAATTCAtcgttgccccactttgtaattttcggagctgccccactttgtaataatgtcttgccccactttgtaattttcgatTTTTCGCATACTGACCAATATGcaatttttatgacgtcatcttttgttattttatcgGTGTTCTGGATGCTCTGTCTTGTTATTTTCAATGAAACGCGTGTCACACGTTAGTAGAatgattacttttaatttttattagcaAGCGTTGTAACATCACATGCactgactttctttttgtgaaaaaatgtacTAGCTGAAGTGTTTTTATACCATAACATAACAGAAATATAATACAAACAGTAGGTAATGTGTTTttgcataacataacataacataagaaATAAACTTGTAGCAATCTTAACATAACATGCAGACTAATCAGTTCGAGGAATTCTGTTTTACAGCAAGCAACGTGTCACTTCGGGTATATCTACAAATCAAACTCAGATAAGAAAGCACTACTTCTAAATAGAAtgaaagaaagataaaaaatgtgaaCAAAGATACGACAATTTCTACCTGTGTGATTTATTGGAAGCAATTTACTTGTCAAAAAACATTAGAACATAAACGAAGACTATCGAAAATAAAAGCTGGAATGAATAAAAGACTTAAAATCACTTCTTCGATTTCCACACAGTGTTTTCTATTATATACCAACCATAGGCCAGCAGTTGTAAATTTAGCCATGCCGTGTTTTATTTCAAATGGTTCAGGATGGTCTTCAGGTCTATCACCATTACAGAGAATGAGCCGGCACTTTCTACAATCCTTTGCATGCCCACCCGGATTGAATTTGATGCTATTCTAGCTTTTTTTTGTGGAAGGATCTTTTTATACGGTACGTAAACTCTTGGCAAAAATTTGCATAATTTTTCGGAATCACAAACAATTCTCCAAAATTTACATACGTTTCACAAGTGTGCATCTGTGGCAACGATATGCGAGGGTTGTAATCGCTGCATTGAAATACTAACATCAAGATCATTTCTATAATTTCTGGTGGCAAATCATCGAAGTTGAAATTGCGAACTAAAGtttgaataaaatatatatgctattgtttttgttacagGATAACAATATAAAATGATACAATAACGAATGTGCTTACCTTTTCGTGTGCAGTAAGATAAACTCGGACTTCTAATTGAATGTCTGAGTCTCATAGGCTTGTGATTGAGGGTGG
This is a stretch of genomic DNA from Hydractinia symbiolongicarpus strain clone_291-10 chromosome 9, HSymV2.1, whole genome shotgun sequence. It encodes these proteins:
- the LOC130656690 gene encoding exocyst complex component 8-like: MAFDEVSSPVLAKKFSAPDFNPEEYVKTVLAKCDIYRTLYDQRNNIQKLGEETAVSLKKNVYRNYRQFIDTAKEISYLEAEMYQLSHMLTEQKSTLADQIETDIFERPKGLPVQKDPEVEAYETKKKNFLDNIKGSKQLLSELSVKELLLDGEVTEFDPETYTPIQRIGAYLLTDNLLITNLPPSGKATILTMFDLSDLAVVNVRDGQGVRNAFKLLYSLETRMFCAPSKDMKLAWLDQIERGKKNYKKGVQLDAQKLAELKLKQEEEEKEEREKLEEEDDQNVNKSSEKSILESSNRYPNLLNVDWLIELPEDLDMCVAQRDFAGAVQLVEKGRAYLLDFPESTALRDIRNKIEERVRQLVTTLEKSLDNSTSSRHVSLRSIRVYVLLLIRLDREKLACELFLRNRGFEIKNSFKQLKMEGATAIYINKLASVFFTAVIETGREYKKSFPTNKSASAFVVWIHKELEHFAEKFSRQVFTRNCSLSGIGVCISMALQQCKRLQCIGVELTFDLQHMFLKDVMSALFDSRDQVLERSRLRAMEDRWEEVSYKTDIEALETLLNEMKSLDLIGFDTYVKDGVVKLSSSTLVFAKSVLMFLADGIQLYTAEMHNVFIQCFTEMFKAQAIQFENLLKDPSLKEKVHFLLVNAEFVYGKVLKVIANKMKSLIGHKINSLQSIEAEIERLRKYGQK